The Bacteroidota bacterium genome window below encodes:
- a CDS encoding dihydrofolate reductase family protein produces the protein MRKVISLMHMSLDGFVAGPNGEMNWINLDPDMYKEIMEHMKNIDTAIYGRVVYYMMKNYWPTLLNKENVDETSLNHAKWVEDVRKVVFSKTIDSNKEELWNNTVQIKDNIKEEVTKMKNEEGKSMMIFGSPSIVQEFMRLDLLDELRIFLNPIVIGKGIPMFKDVDITKLVLKDSHVYKSGIVKLIYEVKR, from the coding sequence ATGAGAAAAGTAATTTCGTTAATGCACATGTCGCTTGACGGCTTCGTTGCAGGACCAAACGGAGAGATGAACTGGATAAATCTTGACCCGGATATGTACAAAGAAATAATGGAACATATGAAGAATATAGATACTGCTATCTATGGCAGAGTGGTTTATTACATGATGAAAAACTACTGGCCGACATTGCTGAACAAGGAAAATGTCGATGAGACAAGTCTGAATCACGCAAAGTGGGTTGAAGATGTTCGTAAGGTGGTTTTCTCAAAAACAATTGATTCAAATAAAGAAGAGTTGTGGAATAACACAGTTCAGATAAAAGATAATATAAAAGAAGAAGTGACAAAGATGAAAAATGAAGAAGGAAAAAGTATGATGATATTCGGCAGCCCGAGCATTGTACAGGAATTTATGAGGCTGGATTTACTGGATGAGTTAAGAATTTTTTTAAATCCAATTGTAATCGGCAAAGGAATTCCAATGTTCAAAGATGTGGATATAACTAAACTTGTTCTAAAGGACTCTCATGTTTATAAATCCGGTATTGTTAAACTTATTTATGAAGTTAAAAGATAA
- a CDS encoding DUF1428 family protein: MKEMVKAKTNKSAKGYVDAYLMVISKKNFPAYKKIAVQYAKIVVEYGALECREFIGDDLPADKYPALLKATKNEVIVTSMVSFVSKANRNKVNKKVMADERMKKMMNMMPLFDMKKMMYGGFKAFVEL; the protein is encoded by the coding sequence ATGAAAGAGATGGTAAAAGCAAAAACAAATAAAAGTGCTAAAGGGTACGTTGATGCTTATCTGATGGTAATTTCTAAAAAGAATTTCCCAGCTTACAAAAAAATTGCAGTACAGTATGCAAAAATTGTTGTAGAGTACGGCGCGCTTGAGTGCCGTGAGTTTATCGGAGATGATCTTCCTGCAGATAAATATCCCGCATTGTTGAAGGCAACAAAAAATGAAGTAATTGTAACTTCTATGGTCAGCTTCGTTTCTAAAGCCAACCGAAATAAGGTTAATAAAAAAGTTATGGCTGATGAAAGAATGAAAAAGATGATGAACATGATGCCGCTCTTCGATATGAAAAAAATGATGTACGGAGGCTTTAAAGCATTTGTTGAATTATAA
- a CDS encoding tungsten formylmethanofuran dehydrogenase produces MADILVNSDSKKNGTKKPKSSSKETKDKDKFHGLSEVQLKEAYMIMLRSRLNDDRVDTLIKQGKATFLISGSGHEGIQVAMGMAMQPGKDWLYTYYRDNAICMTMGVTVEQMMQHSMGKGTDTFSGGRQMPMTIGSQQFRIPTASLTTGSQYLEAAGAALAEVYKGTDAVAYAGGGEGSTSEGEFWEAVNWASRDKLPVVFVIQNNKFAISVPVSQQTAGGSVYKATEGFVGLNRVDLDGTDFLASYAACKEAVEHARAGNGPTLIHANVVRLRSHSASDAQEKYRSKEDLEEDTKKDPLLKLENILIENNIITKEDAERIRKEVFDEVMKIADDVWQQPAPDASTVEDYVFCPADQQTPIEYEKTVPSGEPVVMVDAINHALHEEMEKNPNMIVYGEDVQDNKGGVFTATKGLTNKFGIKRCFNSQLAEATIVGTAIGAAIAGLKPVVEIQFADYIWPAMMQIRDELAMYRYRSNNTFPAPVTIRTACGGYINGGPYHSQNIEGIFAKCAGIYIAYPSNAADAKGLLKTACQLNDPVLFLEHKFLYRQGFAKSPEPDADYYLPFGKAAVKTEGDDITIVTYGAMVDKAMRAAKEMAKQGVGVEVIDIRTIVPLDMETILASVKKTGKVIVFHEDSKFMGFGAEIAAEISERAFTYLDAPVKRIAGLHVHVPYHSNLEKAALPQNDWILKACEELAAF; encoded by the coding sequence ATGGCGGATATTCTTGTGAATTCCGATAGCAAAAAAAACGGCACTAAAAAACCAAAATCCTCTTCAAAAGAAACAAAAGACAAAGATAAATTCCACGGGCTCTCAGAAGTTCAACTGAAAGAAGCATACATGATTATGCTCCGCTCACGTCTGAACGATGACAGAGTTGATACATTAATAAAACAAGGCAAGGCAACTTTCCTCATTTCAGGTTCAGGACATGAAGGCATTCAGGTCGCAATGGGAATGGCAATGCAGCCCGGCAAAGACTGGCTCTATACATATTACCGCGATAATGCAATCTGTATGACAATGGGTGTAACAGTTGAACAGATGATGCAGCACTCAATGGGTAAAGGCACTGATACATTTTCAGGCGGAAGACAGATGCCTATGACTATCGGCAGCCAGCAGTTCAGAATTCCTACAGCATCACTTACAACAGGTTCACAATATCTTGAAGCAGCAGGCGCAGCATTAGCAGAAGTTTATAAAGGAACAGATGCAGTTGCTTACGCAGGCGGCGGTGAAGGTTCTACTTCGGAAGGTGAATTCTGGGAAGCAGTTAACTGGGCTTCACGCGATAAGCTCCCCGTAGTTTTTGTTATCCAGAATAATAAGTTTGCAATATCAGTTCCTGTATCTCAGCAGACTGCAGGCGGTTCGGTTTATAAAGCAACTGAAGGTTTTGTTGGTTTAAACAGAGTTGACCTGGACGGAACAGATTTTCTTGCAAGCTATGCTGCATGTAAAGAAGCAGTTGAGCATGCAAGAGCAGGTAACGGACCTACATTGATTCATGCTAACGTAGTACGTTTGCGTTCACACTCAGCATCTGATGCACAGGAAAAATACAGAAGCAAAGAAGACCTTGAAGAAGATACAAAAAAAGACCCGCTATTAAAATTAGAGAACATTCTTATAGAGAATAATATAATTACAAAAGAAGACGCTGAAAGAATAAGAAAAGAAGTTTTTGATGAAGTAATGAAAATTGCAGATGATGTATGGCAGCAGCCTGCTCCTGATGCATCGACAGTTGAAGATTATGTATTCTGTCCTGCCGACCAGCAGACTCCGATTGAATATGAAAAGACCGTTCCTTCAGGCGAGCCTGTTGTGATGGTTGACGCAATCAATCACGCGCTGCATGAAGAGATGGAAAAAAATCCTAACATGATCGTTTACGGTGAAGATGTTCAGGATAATAAAGGCGGTGTATTCACTGCTACAAAAGGACTTACAAATAAATTCGGAATAAAAAGATGTTTCAACTCACAGCTTGCTGAGGCAACTATAGTTGGTACTGCTATCGGTGCTGCAATTGCGGGATTGAAACCTGTTGTTGAAATTCAGTTTGCAGATTACATCTGGCCTGCAATGATGCAGATAAGAGATGAGCTTGCAATGTACAGATACCGCTCGAACAATACTTTCCCTGCTCCTGTTACAATCAGAACAGCTTGCGGCGGATATATTAACGGCGGACCATATCACTCACAAAACATCGAAGGGATTTTTGCAAAATGCGCAGGTATTTATATTGCGTATCCTTCAAATGCTGCTGATGCAAAAGGTTTATTGAAGACTGCATGTCAGTTGAACGACCCGGTTTTATTTTTAGAGCATAAATTTTTATACAGACAGGGATTTGCAAAATCACCTGAACCGGATGCAGATTATTATTTACCGTTCGGCAAAGCTGCAGTAAAAACTGAAGGCGATGATATTACAATCGTAACATACGGCGCAATGGTAGATAAGGCAATGAGAGCTGCAAAAGAAATGGCTAAGCAAGGCGTTGGCGTAGAAGTAATTGATATAAGAACAATCGTTCCGCTTGATATGGAAACAATTTTAGCTTCTGTAAAGAAAACAGGCAAGGTGATTGTATTCCATGAGGATTCAAAGTTCATGGGATTCGGCGCTGAGATAGCCGCTGAAATTTCTGAAAGAGCTTTCACATATCTTGACGCTCCTGTAAAAAGAATTGCAGGGTTACATGTTCACGTTCCTTATCATTCTAATCTTGAGAAAGCTGCCTTGCCGCAGAACGACTGGATTTTGAAAGCATGCGAGGAACTTGCTGCATTTTAA
- a CDS encoding M1 family metallopeptidase — translation MIKKLIPILLLFVSSLLAQDKNIDVLNYSIDVDFTNNFKPQRSYVFTGNVKIKVKALEDINSLVLNANNASLKIENVSTAATSFTHEKNEVKISLDRTYQKDEEFEIGIGYSHTNYFDTAFYVGKGIVYTDCEPEGARCWYPCKDFPDDKALFEIKGKVPAGVLLGSNGLLIDSTSDGKTTTYTWKESYLMPTYLAVVAASENYSMRVIEWKDKNSDKTVPIRFYYQKTDEKSKLDLMMQRVPEMMDFYSEMFGTYPFDKLAFATVDNQFPWGGMENQTFITLCGNCYNDDLLAHELAHHWFGDMISPTRWSDIWLNEGFATYCETIWAERMEGKTQYRRLNKINADEYLVTNPGRPIYNRSWDSIVPNNNILFNVAMTYNKSGAILYMLRYVLGDTLFFSSIKKYTTNSDLMYKNINTNEFVKLMSEYSGRDLSWFFDEWLYRPNHPVYDNRYEIKKEGDEWKVTFNIKQTQKEEFFKMPVEIQVLFQKETKIVRLENDRNDQTFELKFSDKPVQIVFDPNNEIILKRARTVQGF, via the coding sequence ATGATAAAAAAACTGATTCCAATTCTCCTTCTCTTTGTCTCTTCCCTGCTCGCGCAGGATAAAAATATTGATGTGCTTAATTATTCAATAGATGTAGACTTCACCAATAATTTTAAGCCGCAACGCAGTTATGTATTCACAGGCAATGTGAAAATAAAAGTAAAAGCACTGGAAGATATTAATTCTTTAGTTCTCAATGCCAACAATGCATCTTTAAAAATTGAAAACGTTTCAACTGCGGCCACATCATTTACGCATGAAAAGAACGAAGTGAAAATAAGTCTGGACAGGACTTATCAGAAGGATGAAGAATTTGAGATAGGAATCGGCTACTCACATACAAATTATTTTGATACTGCATTTTATGTAGGCAAAGGAATTGTTTATACTGACTGCGAACCGGAAGGCGCAAGATGCTGGTATCCCTGCAAAGATTTTCCTGATGATAAAGCATTGTTTGAAATAAAAGGTAAAGTTCCAGCCGGTGTTTTGCTGGGATCAAACGGTTTGCTAATCGATTCCACTTCTGACGGCAAGACAACCACTTACACTTGGAAAGAATCTTATCTTATGCCGACATATCTGGCAGTAGTTGCTGCGAGCGAAAATTACTCAATGAGGGTTATTGAATGGAAGGATAAGAACTCCGATAAGACAGTACCAATCAGATTTTATTATCAAAAAACAGATGAGAAGAGTAAACTTGATTTAATGATGCAGCGTGTTCCTGAAATGATGGATTTTTATTCGGAAATGTTCGGGACATATCCTTTCGATAAGCTTGCATTTGCTACTGTAGATAATCAGTTCCCATGGGGCGGAATGGAAAACCAGACTTTTATTACCCTCTGCGGAAACTGCTACAATGATGACTTGCTTGCTCATGAACTTGCCCACCATTGGTTTGGCGATATGATTTCTCCTACACGGTGGTCAGACATCTGGCTTAACGAAGGATTTGCAACTTACTGCGAAACCATCTGGGCTGAAAGAATGGAAGGTAAAACTCAATACAGAAGGCTGAATAAAATAAATGCAGATGAATATTTAGTTACAAATCCGGGAAGACCAATTTACAACCGTTCATGGGATTCAATCGTGCCTAATAATAATATTCTTTTCAATGTAGCTATGACTTACAATAAAAGCGGAGCAATACTTTATATGCTGCGATACGTCCTTGGTGATACATTATTTTTTTCAAGCATTAAAAAATATACTACCAATTCTGACTTAATGTATAAGAATATCAACACGAATGAATTTGTGAAACTGATGAGTGAATATTCCGGTAGAGATCTAAGCTGGTTCTTCGATGAATGGCTCTATAGACCTAACCATCCCGTTTATGATAACCGATATGAAATAAAGAAGGAGGGAGACGAGTGGAAAGTTACATTTAATATAAAGCAGACTCAGAAAGAAGAATTTTTTAAGATGCCTGTTGAGATACAGGTTTTATTCCAGAAGGAAACAAAGATTGTCAGACTGGAAAACGACCGCAACGACCAGACATTTGAGTTAAAATTTTCGGACAAACCTGTTCAGATTGTTTTTGACCCGAACAATGAAATTATTTTAAAGCGAGCAAGAACCGTTCAGGGATTTTAG
- a CDS encoding DUF2809 domain-containing protein, whose amino-acid sequence MKRNRLFYGVLIVLTIALGLFSRKIAYPYLPDIINDYLGDAIWASMIFLIFRFIFFNKDTRYIAIISLSFCFLIEISQLYHAPWIDTIRATTLGGLVLGSGFLWSDLLAYYIGVHVAATLELYILKRKQYNFALA is encoded by the coding sequence ATGAAAAGAAACAGATTATTTTACGGAGTGCTTATTGTGCTTACAATTGCCTTAGGATTGTTCTCACGAAAAATTGCTTACCCATACTTACCTGATATTATAAATGATTATCTCGGTGATGCTATATGGGCATCTATGATATTCCTTATCTTCAGATTTATATTCTTCAATAAAGATACTCGATACATAGCAATAATCTCATTGTCGTTTTGCTTTCTTATTGAAATAAGCCAGCTGTATCATGCTCCGTGGATTGATACAATAAGGGCTACTACGCTTGGCGGACTTGTATTGGGCTCGGGATTTTTATGGAGCGATTTGCTTGCCTACTACATAGGGGTGCACGTAGCAGCAACTTTAGAATTATACATTCTTAAGAGAAAGCAATATAATTTTGCATTGGCATAG
- a CDS encoding MBL fold metallo-hydrolase, with protein sequence MKIEQFYDENLAHASYAILSENEIALIDPARDPHPYFQYAEKNNATIKAVIETHPHADFVSSHVEISKKTGADIYVSSLLNPLYDFCPFDEGDTISIGKIKLRAINTPGHSPDSISVIITDEEGKDYALASGDTLFIGDVGRPDLRESAGAIQKARQDLARMMYESIYEKLLKLSDDILVYPAHGAGSLCGKALSQERVSTIGKQKKENYALQPMSEEEFVETLLQDQPMIPKYFGNSVELNRKGAPDFEASIAAVPMLDKNSKLDESILVVDSRSKENFGKGHLKGSINIPDTKSFETWLGAIVAPDENFYLICESEEKCNELIRRIAKIGYEGLIKGALTNPDNANEKSAEFNYDSFKENSSFFNILDVRNFGERRDRVIFDKSEFIPLHQLRERLDEIKTDKPLVIHCAGGMRSAIAQSIVQSKKDTQVFDLGEKVREY encoded by the coding sequence ATGAAAATTGAACAATTCTACGATGAGAATCTTGCTCATGCATCGTATGCAATATTAAGTGAAAACGAAATTGCGCTTATTGACCCTGCGCGTGACCCGCATCCGTATTTTCAATATGCAGAAAAAAATAATGCAACAATAAAAGCTGTTATAGAAACACATCCTCATGCTGACTTTGTAAGCTCGCATGTAGAAATCAGCAAAAAGACCGGCGCCGATATTTACGTAAGCAGCCTGCTGAATCCGCTGTATGATTTCTGTCCCTTCGATGAGGGTGATACAATTTCTATCGGCAAAATAAAGTTAAGAGCAATAAATACTCCGGGACACTCACCCGATAGCATCAGCGTAATTATTACCGATGAAGAAGGAAAAGATTATGCGCTTGCCTCCGGCGATACGTTGTTCATAGGTGATGTAGGAAGACCTGACCTTCGTGAAAGCGCAGGGGCTATCCAAAAAGCACGTCAGGATCTCGCTCGAATGATGTATGAAAGCATTTACGAAAAATTATTGAAACTCTCCGATGATATTCTGGTATATCCCGCTCATGGTGCAGGTTCACTTTGCGGAAAGGCATTAAGTCAGGAACGTGTGAGTACAATAGGTAAACAGAAGAAAGAAAATTATGCGCTGCAGCCGATGAGTGAAGAAGAATTTGTGGAAACACTTTTGCAGGACCAGCCTATGATTCCGAAATACTTCGGCAATTCAGTTGAGCTTAACAGAAAAGGCGCTCCCGATTTTGAAGCAAGTATTGCAGCTGTTCCTATGTTAGATAAAAATTCAAAACTGGATGAAAGTATTTTAGTTGTTGATTCGCGTTCAAAGGAAAATTTTGGCAAAGGACATTTAAAGGGTTCAATTAATATTCCTGACACAAAGAGCTTTGAAACATGGCTTGGCGCAATCGTTGCTCCCGATGAAAATTTTTATCTTATTTGCGAGAGCGAAGAGAAGTGTAATGAGCTTATAAGAAGAATTGCAAAAATCGGTTACGAAGGATTGATTAAAGGGGCTTTAACAAATCCCGATAATGCAAATGAAAAATCAGCAGAGTTCAATTACGATTCGTTCAAAGAAAATTCTTCATTCTTTAATATTCTTGATGTAAGAAACTTTGGTGAGAGAAGAGACAGAGTAATTTTCGATAAAAGTGAATTCATTCCGCTTCATCAGTTAAGAGAAAGACTTGATGAAATAAAAACTGATAAGCCTTTGGTTATTCACTGCGCCGGCGGCATGCGCTCTGCAATTGCACAAAGCATTGTACAAAGTAAAAAGGATACTCAGGTTTTTGATTTAGGTGAAAAGGTGAGGGAGTATTAA
- a CDS encoding helix-turn-helix domain-containing protein, whose amino-acid sequence MKKHISILIPHGHTSVSNIEGTHQIFSEVNSLLASMGKKPVFDIQLVGISKETPQRNGLFKITPDILTKDLNKTDLIIIPAIHGDPEKVMEMNKEFVPWIMKQYRGGAEIVSFCIATFFLANMGLLKGKQCATHWRFANEFRKMFPDANLVDDKIMTEDDGIYTSGGAYSFLNLNLYLIEKFAGRDVAIVIAKAFMIDIDKISQSPFIIFQGQKSHEDDIIKKAQDYIEGNFREKITIDELAHEVALSRRSLERRFKHATSNTVTEYIQRVKIEAAKKSLESTNENVNEVMYNVGYADPKAFRSIFKRITGLSPVAYRNKYNPAVAA is encoded by the coding sequence ATGAAAAAGCACATTTCAATCCTGATTCCCCACGGTCACACAAGCGTTTCGAATATTGAAGGAACGCATCAGATATTTTCTGAGGTCAATTCCCTGCTTGCATCAATGGGCAAAAAACCCGTTTTTGATATACAATTAGTAGGAATTTCAAAAGAAACACCGCAAAGAAACGGATTATTCAAAATTACTCCGGACATACTTACTAAAGATTTAAACAAAACGGATTTAATTATAATACCCGCTATTCACGGAGACCCCGAGAAGGTAATGGAAATGAATAAGGAATTTGTTCCGTGGATAATGAAGCAATACAGAGGCGGAGCGGAAATTGTCAGCTTTTGCATAGCCACCTTCTTTCTTGCTAACATGGGATTGCTGAAAGGAAAACAATGCGCAACTCACTGGAGATTTGCAAATGAATTCAGAAAAATGTTTCCGGATGCTAATCTTGTTGACGATAAAATAATGACTGAAGATGACGGTATTTATACAAGCGGTGGAGCGTATTCATTTTTAAATCTTAATTTATACTTAATAGAAAAATTTGCGGGACGTGATGTTGCTATTGTAATTGCAAAAGCGTTTATGATTGATATTGATAAAATCAGCCAGTCTCCTTTTATTATTTTCCAGGGACAGAAATCACACGAAGATGATATAATAAAAAAAGCGCAGGATTATATAGAAGGAAATTTCAGAGAAAAAATCACAATAGATGAACTTGCGCATGAAGTTGCGCTTAGCAGAAGAAGTCTTGAAAGAAGATTTAAACATGCAACATCAAACACCGTTACAGAATATATTCAGAGAGTAAAAATAGAAGCCGCAAAGAAAAGTCTGGAATCAACAAACGAGAATGTAAATGAAGTAATGTACAATGTAGGATATGCCGACCCGAAGGCATTCAGAAGTATATTTAAAAGAATTACAGGACTTTCACCTGTAGCTTACAGAAATAAATACAACCCCGCAGTAGCAGCGTAG
- a CDS encoding CocE/NonD family hydrolase, producing MKKLLIVLFIAVICSNITSAQQSTQNLSDSVYSIQDSVLIKTRDGFEICATIVQKKDNNKRLPVILFYTTYYQGPGDAIFGKQSADRDYVGIVAYSRGIRTDLNDYAPYEHDGDDVYDVIDWITKQTWSNGEVGMFGGSYTGFVQWAAAKNLHPALKTIVPQVAVMPGYDSPMENNIPYPAVLSWSNDNIYKYKRLPENLNDTWYEKGTSFRSMDTLAGQPNSIFQKWLSHPDYDSYWKNMIPNENEFAKINIPLLTTTGYYDGSQIGALKYFKLHYQYNNNANHYLVIGPYDHWGGQGKASADLMGYKIDSAANISMRKLAYQWLDYIFKGAEKPEILKDKINFEIMGANEWKHVPSLEKMNNDTLTFYLSDSKIGSNYLLSTENSKKNSFLEQTVNFKDRTTQNNYFTPFIINDSLDASNGLVFETEPFQKTFNITGSFFGSLKTIINKKDMDVSIAFYEVTPDFKYFYLTRYLGRASYTKDAGKRNLLQPGKKEVIDFDNTRLVCKQINIGSRLLIILNVNKHPYDVINYGSGKDVNDETMNDAGEPLQIKWFNDSYIKIPVWK from the coding sequence TTGAAAAAACTCCTCATCGTTTTATTTATAGCTGTGATATGTTCTAATATCACATCAGCACAGCAATCCACACAAAATCTTTCAGACAGTGTTTATAGTATTCAGGATTCTGTTCTGATAAAAACGAGGGACGGATTTGAAATCTGTGCGACAATCGTTCAGAAAAAAGATAACAATAAACGTCTTCCCGTTATTTTATTTTATACAACTTATTACCAGGGACCCGGTGATGCAATATTCGGCAAACAATCAGCGGATAGGGATTACGTAGGAATAGTTGCATACTCAAGAGGTATAAGAACTGATTTAAATGACTACGCTCCATACGAACATGACGGCGATGATGTTTATGATGTAATTGACTGGATTACAAAACAGACATGGAGTAACGGTGAAGTCGGTATGTTCGGCGGCAGCTACACAGGATTTGTTCAATGGGCTGCGGCTAAAAATTTACATCCCGCATTAAAAACAATTGTTCCACAGGTTGCAGTAATGCCCGGATATGATTCACCAATGGAAAATAATATTCCTTATCCTGCAGTACTTAGCTGGAGCAATGACAATATTTACAAATATAAACGGCTGCCTGAAAATCTGAATGACACTTGGTATGAGAAGGGGACTTCATTCCGCTCTATGGATACACTTGCCGGACAACCTAATTCGATTTTTCAGAAATGGCTGAGTCATCCAGATTATGACAGCTACTGGAAAAACATGATTCCCAATGAAAATGAATTTGCAAAGATAAATATTCCTCTGCTAACTACAACGGGATATTATGACGGCTCACAAATCGGAGCTTTGAAATATTTTAAACTTCATTATCAATATAATAATAATGCAAATCATTATCTTGTAATCGGACCATATGACCATTGGGGCGGACAGGGAAAAGCATCTGCTGATTTAATGGGGTATAAAATTGATTCTGCTGCAAATATAAGTATGAGGAAACTGGCATATCAATGGCTTGATTATATTTTTAAAGGAGCAGAGAAGCCTGAAATTTTAAAAGATAAAATTAATTTCGAAATCATGGGTGCTAATGAATGGAAACATGTTCCTTCATTAGAAAAAATGAATAATGATACTCTGACTTTTTATTTAAGCGATTCCAAAATAGGAAGTAATTATTTATTGTCGACTGAAAATTCTAAGAAGAATTCATTTCTTGAGCAAACAGTTAATTTCAAAGACAGAACAACTCAGAATAATTATTTCACTCCGTTTATTATTAATGATTCTTTAGACGCAAGTAACGGATTGGTCTTCGAAACTGAACCTTTTCAAAAAACATTCAATATTACCGGTTCCTTTTTTGGCTCTTTGAAAACAATTATAAATAAGAAAGATATGGATGTATCTATTGCATTTTATGAGGTAACTCCGGACTTTAAGTATTTTTATCTTACAAGATATTTAGGACGGGCAAGCTATACAAAAGATGCGGGTAAAAGGAATTTGCTTCAGCCCGGTAAAAAAGAGGTAATTGATTTCGATAATACAAGATTGGTTTGCAAGCAGATAAATATTGGAAGCAGGTTGTTGATTATTCTTAACGTGAACAAACATCCTTATGATGTCATAAATTACGGAAGCGGCAAAGACGTTAATGATGAAACAATGAACGATGCAGGAGAACCGTTACAAATAAAATGGTTCAATGACAGCTATATAAAAATTCCTGTATGGAAATAA
- a CDS encoding rhodanese-like domain-containing protein yields MPHKHIDSHSFKEKMQNEEYVILDVRTAEEHNDKKIAHSMQLDFYAPDFQAQLEKLDKDKVYLVYCRSGNRSGQTMDMMKNMGFDEVYNLDNGIIGWEANNLEFIK; encoded by the coding sequence ATGCCTCATAAACATATAGACAGCCACTCTTTTAAAGAGAAAATGCAGAATGAAGAGTACGTTATCTTAGATGTACGCACTGCTGAAGAGCATAATGACAAGAAAATTGCTCATTCCATGCAGTTGGACTTCTACGCCCCTGATTTCCAGGCCCAGCTTGAAAAACTTGATAAAGATAAAGTTTATCTCGTTTATTGCCGCTCAGGGAACAGAAGCGGACAGACAATGGATATGATGAAAAATATGGGATTCGATGAAGTTTATAATCTTGATAACGGAATTATTGGCTGGGAAGCAAATAATTTAGAATTCATTAAATAG